The Colletotrichum destructivum chromosome 7, complete sequence genome contains the following window.
ACACACACGTCGTCACGTACATACATATACACAAGACACATCCGTCCTATCCTTCTGTAGCCTTATTatgccgtcttcttccactgGGTATAGACGCCGATTAAACTGCTCACGGTACCAGCAAGGCCAACAATGCCGTCGTCAAAGTTAAGCCAAGCAAGGGCAGAAGTGGGAACGGTCAAGTCGCAGAGGTCGGAGATAAGCTGCAGGCGACTGGCGGCGCGCTCACTGACGATGCGTGCATGTTAGCTCTGAAGCTATTTGGGACGATAGCTACGCGCATCGCGTTTGAGTAGCAAGACTTACAGTGCTATtctcttggcctcgacgacaccctcgccctccttcttgtcgacTTTAGCCTCACGCTGCTGGAGGCGGTAGAGGGTATAGgtctgggcgacgacgctgaAGATGAGGCCTATGGCCCAGAAGCGGAAGGCTTCCTTCTGTAACTTCTTGGCGCCCTCCCACTTCTTAAtgccggcggcatcgaggacGGTGGCGGCATCAAAGGTCAAGTAGCCGGCATAGCCCAGCtggcggccgacggcggcgtacCGGAGGACGGGGTCAGTGGTCTTCGCGTCAgaagcggcggcagcggccttGAAGTGCTCAATGTTCTTGCCGACGCGCATGATTTTGCGGGTCAGACCGAACTgcttcttgatggcgtcCCAGGGGGCAATCTCCGCCTTGGAACCATTGGTGCGGAACAGGTACCAGGCGTAGAAGCGGGCGAAGTACTGAAGGGTGCGGAGGACCTTGTCGCGGCCGACGGTCGTGGCGACAAACTTGTTGTAGTGGGCCACCGATGGGTGGTAGatgagggcgtcggcgaccaTTTTGAAATGTGGGATGTGAAGTCACCCAG
Protein-coding sequences here:
- a CDS encoding Putative peroxisomal biogenesis factor 11; the encoded protein is MVADALIYHPSVAHYNKFVATTVGRDKVLRTLQYFARFYAWYLFRTNGSKAEIAPWDAIKKQFGLTRKIMRVGKNIEHFKAAAAASDAKTTDPVLRYAAVGRQLGYAGYLTFDAATVLDAAGIKKWEGAKKLQKEAFRFWAIGLIFSVVAQTYTLYRLQQREAKVDKKEGEGVVEAKRIALERAASRLQLISDLCDLTVPTSALAWLNFDDGIVGLAGTVSSLIGVYTQWKKTA